A single window of Cryptosporangium minutisporangium DNA harbors:
- a CDS encoding Gfo/Idh/MocA family oxidoreductase, giving the protein MSTTRYRVGFVGAGGVATRHATVLAEFPDVAIAGVVDPNPEAARALADQAGATVEQSVDDLLALEVDAVYVCVPPFAHGQAETAVLAAGVPLFVEKPLGLDTELPAKLAAQVVAADVVTGVGFHWRYSAAVERARAALAGRPVSLVAGAWLDKVPPVGWWPRRDGSGGQLVEQAVHVVDLARVLAGEVAEVYAVADASPPDAPGADVDSSAAATLRFASGAVGTLSTTCRLGWKHRAALEVYADGVAVAISEDGCEVRTADGHQWHPVDPMDAKRAVDRAFLDAVGGDRSGVLVDYPDALRSHQLACALATSAAERRPVELETADV; this is encoded by the coding sequence ATGAGCACAACCCGGTACCGCGTCGGCTTCGTCGGAGCCGGTGGGGTGGCGACCAGACACGCCACCGTTCTCGCCGAGTTCCCGGACGTAGCGATCGCGGGCGTCGTCGATCCGAATCCGGAGGCCGCCCGCGCCCTCGCCGACCAGGCCGGCGCCACCGTCGAGCAGAGCGTCGACGATCTGCTGGCACTGGAGGTCGACGCCGTCTACGTCTGCGTTCCACCGTTCGCCCACGGTCAGGCCGAGACCGCCGTCCTGGCGGCCGGCGTTCCGCTGTTCGTGGAGAAGCCGCTGGGCCTCGACACGGAGTTACCCGCCAAGCTCGCCGCCCAGGTCGTCGCCGCCGACGTAGTCACCGGCGTCGGCTTCCACTGGCGGTACTCGGCCGCGGTCGAGCGGGCCCGGGCAGCACTCGCCGGGCGGCCCGTCAGCCTCGTCGCCGGAGCCTGGCTCGACAAGGTGCCGCCGGTCGGGTGGTGGCCGCGCCGGGACGGATCCGGCGGCCAACTCGTCGAGCAAGCCGTGCACGTCGTCGACCTGGCCAGGGTGCTGGCCGGCGAGGTCGCGGAGGTCTACGCGGTCGCGGACGCGTCCCCGCCGGACGCCCCGGGCGCGGACGTCGACAGCTCGGCCGCCGCCACGCTGCGCTTCGCGTCGGGCGCCGTCGGCACGCTCTCGACGACCTGCCGGCTGGGTTGGAAGCACCGCGCCGCGCTGGAGGTGTACGCGGACGGCGTCGCGGTGGCGATCTCCGAGGACGGCTGCGAGGTGCGGACCGCAGACGGGCACCAGTGGCATCCGGTCGATCCGATGGACGCGAAGCGCGCGGTCGACCGTGCGTTCCTCGACGCGGTCGGCGGTGATCGATCCGGAGTGCTGGTCGACTACCCGG